AACCTAGTCGTAGGGTTCGAGTTCCTCAAAGGTTGTGATATAAAAGGGTGAAGTGAACTGGTAGGTGGGACAGTAGTTGggtcttccttcttcttcaacgGCTGCgacttccttcttcttcaaaactctctcttttttttttcagttttgattttgataatgTAGTATCTAAGACTAAGCTTATGTTTCTTTTATGGTGAGTGGAAAAAATGAGTGACAGAGTAGtgctaaaattattttattttggtcaGATTTTGTTAGAAACGGCTGAAggagtaaaatttatttgtgaaagcCCAGTAGATATTGTTATTCCTTTTATTATCTCATTTGAGGAGCTAAAAGGAGTAATCTGTgaaaaaattggttttgagaGGGCAAGAAATATATCATGTATTCTATACAGATATCCCATACAGGTGTTTGGTGGATTCGTACAGTATCAATCAATTCTATACAGATATCCCATACAGGTGTTTGGTGGATTCGTCCAGTATCAAACCAAATATGTGACAGACGAAGCGAGCATGCAGGAGaggttttcaatgtatattgaaaATCGGTCTCAGATCTCGTTCATCgagttgtatgttgagtttgaacaatctGAGGCTGACCGGAATATTCTACAGGAAGATTATAATAGTGACAGTGAAGAAGACTTCGAAAGCAACTATGAATTTGTTGTTCCcgatggtgatgaagatcaaggtgAGAGAACCATGTGCCCAGATGTGACAGAAGTGGCAAATGCACTTGCAAACGAAGTGCCGTTTGAGGAGCCGTCATTCATGCGAGTTTTAGACTTGGAAGCCATGCATGTTCCTGAATTTCCGGAATATATGACTGCAGGTACGTAATCGTGGTATAACTGTTTTTGTAGTTAGTCATTGATTGAGTTATGAAGATTTTACCCTTTTTTTAGCATTATTTAATCATGCGTTCTGTGTCGTAGTTGTCAGGATCTAACCGGTCCTCGACCCGTTaaggaatttatttttttcttttatatgctTCATGTGTTTATTAGGAAATAATATTTATGTTGTATAAGATATGGTTGTAGCAAATTGCATGAGTTTGTAACAATTATCGGCACAGCTTCGATCTATTGTACGGTTCAAATGGCATGAACCGGACAAGACCGGCACGGTTCGTTTGGTTTTCCGATCGAACCGGCCAGTCCGGTTCGGTCTGGTTTTTTACATTTGCTGCTGATGTGCTTATGTTGTTTAGTGTGATATCATAAAATGTTGaacgttttttatttaaagCATACTGGTTTTATCCATTTGCTGCGTATTAATGAAATTTATCTCATGGCATTTGTCCTAGCAGAAATTCCTATGGTCGCAGACGATGAATTCGTCGTTGGGATGGAGTTCAGTTCCAGGGAAGCTGTTATTAAGGCGGTTAAGGAGTATACCATACGACGAAGCGTAGACTACCGGGTATATGAGTCTGAGCCGTTGACGTTTTATGCCAAGTGTACACAGTATGGGTCAGGGTGTGATTGGCTTACCAGGGTTGGCTTGATCAGTAGGAAGTACTGTTGGGTTATAAGGAGGTATAATGGTAGCCACACCTGTACCACAGCCACCATTTCACAGGATCATTCGAAACTGGACTCTATCACAATTGCAGAAGCAATAAAGCCACTGGTTGAAGTTGACCCCTCCTTAAAGGTAAAATCGGTAATAGCAGAAGTGCAATCGAAATTCAACTACACCGTCAGTTACCGGAAAGCATGGTTGGCTAAGCAGAGggcaatagaaaaaatatttggaggtTGGGAAGCATCGTATGAAGCCTTGCCTATATGGTTTGAGGCCATGTGTCACAAGGAGCCATCAGCTGTTGTCCATTTTGAGACTATGCCTGCATATCAAGGCGATGACTTGGTGGGTGATATTCGGCTACTGCATCGTGTATTCTGGAGTTATTACCCTTATATTAGGGCATTCAGACATTGTAAGCCAATTGTCCAGGTGGATGGTACTCACTTGTACGGAAAGTATAAGGGTTGTCTGCTTGTGGCAGTTTCCCAGGATGGAAACAATAATATCATTCCGATTGCGTTTGCTATTGTTGAGGGAGAGACTTCTGATGCATGGCATTTTTTCCTAAGTAACCTCCGTCAACATGTTGTTACTCGGGATGGAGTGGGTCTAATATCTGACAGGCACGAGTCCATCAATGCAGCTGTCGAACGAAGTAACGGAGCTTGGTCACCTCCTAGAGCTTTTCATATGTTTTGCATCAGGCATATAGAGTCGAACTTTCTGAGAAAATTCAAGGCACCTTACCTACAAAAATTGGTCGTTAACATCGGTAAACATTTACTAAATTTAAGCAAATTATTAATAGATGTGCCTTAAATAAATCTGTTGATTTTAATTACTTTGCTTTCTATATGCTTTGATCTGCTAGGATATTCGAGGACGTTGCGGGAGTACGAAGTGCGTTACCAGCGTTTAAGGGATCGCGGCGAGGCATATACAAACTGGTTAGACCGAATTCCTCGCGAACAGTACGCACTGGCCTTTGATGGCGGGTACCGATGGGGTCACATGACGACGAATCTAGTGGAGTGCATCAACCCAGTTTTGAAGGGTGCCCGCAATCTTCCCATTACTGCTCTTGTGAAGGCAACATTCTACAGGCTAAATGAGTTGTTCACCCGTAAAAGAGCGGATGCGGAAGCCCGGATCAATGCTGGCCATGTGTTTTCTGAGATAGTGACATCGAAGTTGCATGCAAACCAACTTGCATCAGGAAACATACAGGTTAGTTACTTTGACCACCAGAATGAGGTCTTTGAGGTTCGTGAGATGCCAAGTGGGCTAGAGTTTGCAGTTGATCTACGTAGCCTTCGATGTGACTTTGGTGAGTTCCAGGTGGACCGGATCCCCTGTCGACATGTGTTCGCATGTTGTGCCAACCAGCGACTTGATTGGCGACTTTATGTTCATGATGTGTATAAGATGGATCAAGTGCGACGGGTGTACCGAGCACGGTTTAGGCCACTAGGTAATCCCACTACATGGCCTGCTTACAACGGACCTCGGTTCATACCGAATCCGTACATGCGACGGGTGTCAAAAGGTCGCCCCAGGATGACGCGTTTTCTGAATGAGATGGACACGAGGATGTTACGTCGTCCTAGGCGATGTACTATATGTGGTGCTGAGGGACATAGTCGAAGCAGATGCCGTCAGTCTGTTGGTTCAAATACCAACAGAGAAGCCCCCTAGGTTCACAGTTTTAATATGATATTGTATAATAAAACCTGACTGAGCAAATTGAGGTAACATGACTTGCTATATGTAACCTTATAATTAATAACACTCTAGTATTATGACATATCTGTAGCATTATATAATATGATGGTTAGTACATCAATTGATAAATATCTGTAGTATCATATTAAGGTTTTAAGAGACATTATTACATGCTCTAGATGACTAAAACATCAATAATGTCCAACACATATAAAGTACTCTATATAAGGTCCAACACATACAAATAAGTctaaatgataaaatattttcatcatTACATAATGTCTAACCAATACAAATAACTCTAAACATTACATAAAGTCATCAATACATAATGTCTAACAAATACATATAACTACATAATGTCTAACAAATACATATAACTCATAATATTACATAAAGTCATCAATACATAAAGTTTAACAAATACAAATAACTCTAAACAAAAGGAAAGAactattttctcatttttcacTTTACATCCTTCACAAGGTTCTTGCATTTCTTGGCCGCTTTTTTGAATACAGAAGGGGTGAAACGATTAGCACTCCGACGTGGCGGATCAATCCTCAGATTGTAACCTTTGACGTTGTCATCTGGACTGCGTGCCTGACCTGTAAACAATTTTGAATAAACAAGTATGTGCAGCACATTACATATTCAAATACCAACATAAATATCACAAATCAataagaaaaatccaataaGATATGCCATTTAtgcaaagaaagtaaataagTCATGGAACTGTGTAAAGCAAAATAGTAAACATAATACCATCGTTGCGAGATTCTTCGTCCTCATCGAACTCTTCAATTTCATCGTCGTCGTCATCGCTCTCTTCATTCGGGTTATCTACTAGATACGCATCGGTTTCTTGTTCGAGTGCGTTAGTATCTTCCTCAATGAGTCCCATATTACATCGGTTAGGATTTTGACTATTCAGAACACCTCGTCCACCCTCACTCCTACTAGAGTCAACAGATACAAAGCCTCCAGAAGTAACGGATGAGGTATGGCCTGGATACCTTGCATCCAACGAATACCTGCCAGGCATGAACTCAGGCTGATCGCCATATTGTGAATGTGCTCCATCTGCAGACATGAACCCGAGCAACTGCCTAAAAGAAGTTCCATCACCTATTTCAAACTGTGACATACCCCAATATTGTTGCTGTACTGGAAATGATGGGGTGAACTGTGTCTGAGGTAGATACTGGGTTGAGGCTTGAGGTTGTTCTTGTGGAGGCGGAATTGGGGGTGATATATGTTGCTCCTGCTCTTCATTGTCCTCATCCATATCCTGACTACCCTCATCGGTATCTTCATTACCCTCATCCATATCCTCATTGCCCACATCCAGATCCTGGTTACCTTCATCATTCTCTTCACCCGCAAGATTCGACAAGGCTAAGCGGTCCCCATATTTTGATCGGTACCAGTTCAGGTAGGTGTCCAACGGATGCTGTGAAGGCATGGGAAGTTCAGAGAGAACGTAGTGATACCGATTGGTCCAATGCATTACCCAATTTGAATGAGTCGGTGTCGTGGCCCAGTTAAGATTTTTAGGTCCAGTCAGAATCTCTCCATGAGCCTTATCCAAATTCTGTTCCTGAGAAGGTACTCCCTGAACGAAACCGAACTGTCGCCTTAACCTATCCGTGGCATGCCACTCGATACATTCAAACGACACCAATGGAACTGTCGCACTCCAGATAACCGATTGCATGTATATTTTAGCAGGAATTATATTCGGATCCACACGATCCACAGCATAGGCAACCCAGACAAactgaaaaaataaagaaaactcaTGATTACAACCCACAATACATAACTCTAACACAATGACTGATAGTTTTGTCGAAGCCCAATATTCCCAAAAGTAATGCTTCTTTAATTAAAACACACCTGGCCTTCCTGAAGTTCATCAAAGGCCTTCCTAAAGTGAGCTAGCTTCAGATATCTATATCGTCGGTCACCACGCTCCCAGTTACGCCACCTAATACGATGTCCTCAATTAGCTCAACTGAATCTTAAATATCAAGAAATGGATACATTGTAACATAATATTACCTGTTTGCTAGTGGAAAACTGCGGGGTTCTCTAGGAAGCGGCGATAGATATGGCAATCGGATCCAAGCCCAACCCAGCAGCAGT
This sequence is a window from Arachis duranensis cultivar V14167 chromosome 2, aradu.V14167.gnm2.J7QH, whole genome shotgun sequence. Protein-coding genes within it:
- the LOC107474538 gene encoding uncharacterized protein LOC107474538 — translated: MASRSGGKEEAEEQVIGVGGDSRSADGGLVFGGFVQYQSILYRYPIQVFGGFVQYQTKYVTDEASMQERFSMYIENRSQISFIELYVEFEQSEADRNILQEDYNSDSEEDFESNYEFVVPDGDEDQGERTMCPDVTEVANALANEVPFEEPSFMRVLDLEAMHVPEFPEYMTAEIPMVADDEFVVGMEFSSREAVIKAVKEYTIRRSVDYRVYESEPLTFYAKCTQYGSGCDWLTRVGLISRKYCWVIRRYNGSHTCTTATISQDHSKLDSITIAEAIKPLVEVDPSLKVKSVIAEVQSKFNYTVSYRKAWLAKQRAIEKIFGGWEASYEALPIWFEAMCHKEPSAVVHFETMPAYQGDDLVGDIRLLHRVFWSYYPYIRAFRHCKPIVQVDGTHLYGKYKGCLLVAVSQDGNNNIIPIAFAIVEGETSDAWHFFLSNLRQHVVTRDGVGLISDRHESINAAVERSNGAWSPPRAFHMFCIRHIESNFLRKFKAPYLQKLVVNIGYSRTLREYEVRYQRLRDRGEAYTNWLDRIPREQYALAFDGGYRWGHMTTNLVECINPVLKGARNLPITALVKATFYRLNELFTRKRADAEARINAGHVFSEIVTSKLHANQLASGNIQVSYFDHQNEVFEVREMPSGLEFAVDLRSLRCDFGEFQVDRIPCRHVFACCANQRLDWRLYVHDVYKMDQVRRVYRARFRPLGNPTTWPAYNGPRFIPNPYMRRVSKGRPRMTRFLNEMDTRMLRRPRRCTICGAEGHSRSRCRQSVGSNTNREAP